Proteins encoded within one genomic window of Siniperca chuatsi isolate FFG_IHB_CAS linkage group LG4, ASM2008510v1, whole genome shotgun sequence:
- the LOC122874726 gene encoding ribonuclease P protein subunit p25-like protein, with product MTEPRGQMKSSNGASSTVMGLQSASVNPDVPSSSLSPKLGQSNFRRVSRTEDSSPYPIPGLAADILHMRVKEGSKIRNLLRFATARMQGEGKDSNGTSLRQVVFTGSGRGVTKTITCVEILKRKVGGLHQVSKLYYKMVNEVWESPQPGAPDITMQRTVPAICILLSKDPLDPQEPGYQLPQTLNVPTEDAERSRALLRPAHSPSSQHTAKRVCLNDWSVCSP from the coding sequence ATGACTGAACCCAGAGGTCAGATGAAGAGTTCAAATGGTGCAAGCAGCACTGTAATGGGACTGCAGTCTGCTTCAGTCAACCCTGATGTCCCATCTTCATCTTTGTCTCCAAAACTTGGCCAGAGCAACTTTAGGAGAGTCAGCCGCACAGAGGACAGCAGTCCCTACCCGATCCCCGGCCTAGCAGCAGACATCCTGCACATGCGAGTAAAAGAAGGAAGCAAGATCCGCAATTTGCTGCGGTTTGCAACAGCTCGCATGCAAGGGGAGGGAAAAGACAGCAATGGGACATCCCTGAGACAGGTGGTTTTCACTGGCTCAGGTAGAGGAGTCACCAAGACCATCACATGTGTGGAGATTCTGAAACGTAAAGTGGGAGGGCTTCACCAGGTGTCCAAGCTCTACTACAAGATGGTAAATGAGGTCTGGGAGAGTCCACAACCGGGAGCACCAGATATAACCATGCAGAGGACAGTTCCTGCTATCTGTATCCTGCTCTCTAAAGACCCTCTGGATCCCCAAGAGCCTGGATACCAACTCCCCCAAACCCTGAATGTTCCCACAGAGGATGCTGAGAGAAGTAGAGCTCTGCTCAGGCCAGCTCACAGTCCCTCCTCACAGCACACCGCCAAGAGAGTCTGTCTGAATGACTGGAGTGTGTGTTCTCCATGA